The proteins below come from a single Cylindrospermopsis raciborskii Cr2010 genomic window:
- a CDS encoding MBOAT family O-acyltransferase, with translation MKFTSVLYGLFLVIVLITYWNIKQSKFRLWTIIISSIVFYASWDVQYIPLMVVLTFINFRLGLEIAENSASNNYSKKNNNNQNSDQDIKNIEADWNPNRLKILALGICLNVGLLLVFKYSTILSQWILRWDITLENASFKLGIPLGISFFTFENIAYLIDVYRGVPPADNLLKFASYKLFFPKLISGPITRYHQISWQFDQTKINHIHIRTEGLWLIARGAVKKGVLADNLGIFVELCFNNIQRAGSTDLWLATFAYGFQLYLDFNGYVDIARGSALLLGLVLPENFDFPYLSSSIADFWRRWHITLGDWLRNYLYFPLGGSRRGLLRTCVNLLIVMLIAGIWHGSAWGFLVWGGSHGIALCIHRVTDVVSNNFKILRLFWHHPLGIILAWLLTQLTVFISWIWFRLPRIEDSALVMGNLWGHTADVQFIKKVYMEALNTSPNQVLWGLILIFVVMIVAYVFKRKLHLELRWQLKLVFVPLCFYAVWLLAPQGSLPYIYFDF, from the coding sequence ATGAAATTTACATCTGTTCTCTACGGTCTATTTCTAGTAATTGTTCTGATCACTTACTGGAATATTAAGCAATCAAAATTTCGTCTGTGGACAATAATTATTTCCAGCATAGTTTTTTACGCCTCCTGGGATGTGCAGTATATACCACTAATGGTAGTTCTAACATTTATTAACTTTCGCCTAGGGTTAGAAATTGCCGAAAACTCTGCCTCAAATAATTACTCAAAGAAAAACAACAACAACCAAAATTCAGACCAAGATATAAAAAATATAGAAGCTGACTGGAATCCTAACAGGCTGAAAATTTTAGCTTTAGGTATTTGTTTAAATGTAGGCTTATTATTAGTTTTTAAATACTCGACCATTCTATCCCAATGGATATTGAGGTGGGATATCACCCTAGAAAATGCCAGTTTCAAGTTAGGTATTCCCCTAGGAATTTCATTTTTTACATTTGAGAATATAGCTTACCTTATAGATGTTTATCGAGGAGTACCCCCAGCTGATAACCTATTAAAATTTGCATCCTACAAATTATTTTTTCCCAAACTAATTTCCGGACCAATTACCCGCTATCATCAAATATCTTGGCAATTTGATCAGACAAAAATTAACCATATTCACATACGGACAGAAGGTTTATGGTTAATTGCCAGAGGTGCGGTGAAAAAAGGAGTTTTAGCCGACAATTTAGGAATTTTCGTAGAATTATGTTTTAACAATATACAAAGAGCAGGTAGCACAGATCTATGGTTAGCTACTTTCGCTTATGGTTTTCAACTATATTTGGATTTCAACGGTTATGTAGATATTGCCCGTGGTAGTGCTTTACTACTTGGTTTAGTATTACCAGAAAACTTTGATTTTCCCTACTTGAGTAGCAGTATTGCCGATTTTTGGCGTCGTTGGCATATCACCCTAGGTGATTGGTTACGTAATTACTTATATTTTCCCTTAGGGGGTTCTCGTCGAGGATTATTACGTACCTGTGTTAACCTATTAATAGTCATGTTAATTGCCGGTATTTGGCATGGTTCCGCGTGGGGTTTTTTAGTGTGGGGGGGGTCACACGGTATAGCTTTATGTATTCATAGAGTTACAGATGTGGTCAGCAATAATTTCAAGATTTTACGTCTATTTTGGCATCATCCTCTAGGGATAATTTTGGCATGGTTATTAACTCAATTGACCGTATTTATTTCTTGGATTTGGTTTCGGTTACCTAGAATTGAAGATTCAGCATTAGTCATGGGAAATCTCTGGGGACACACAGCTGATGTACAATTTATTAAGAAGGTTTATATGGAAGCTCTAAATACTAGTCCTAATCAGGTATTATGGGGGTTAATTTTAATATTTGTCGTCATGATTGTGGCTTATGTATTTAAACGGAAACTTCACTTAGAACTCAGATGGCAGTTAAAACTGGTTTTTGTACCTCTATGTTTTTATGCAGTTTGGTTATTGGCACCTCAAGGAAGTTTGCCTTATATTTATTTTGATTTTTAG
- the phnM gene encoding phosphonate metabolism protein PhnM: MNEQIYTNYRLLLPDEEILGTLIVRNGKIADIQPGITNKGENGEGKYLIPGLIELHTDNLERCMSPRPGIRWPLEAAAIYHDRDLASAGVTTVCDAIAIGDVNPKSPRLKNYDQMINVLCQGKADKRFLVDHYIHLRCELAYPEVYQITEEYVHNSLLLMISLMDHTPGQRQFIKLEKFKEYYMGKHGVTAQEMEEFITTRQERHKLYSKKNRDFLVELARGRKIALASHDDATVEHVQEAVEDGVVLAEFPTTVEAASKAHSLGLKVLMGAPNLVLGGSHSGNVSAMDLVLLDLVDVISSDYVPQSLLQAMFIIAKKTGKPLYQSMELFTSNPAQAIDLFHDRGSLEVGKRADFITVCDDGIVPRLISTICAGCRIS; encoded by the coding sequence ATGAATGAGCAGATTTATACCAACTATCGGTTATTACTTCCTGATGAAGAGATTTTAGGTACTCTTATAGTACGCAATGGCAAGATTGCTGATATTCAACCGGGGATAACAAATAAAGGAGAGAACGGAGAAGGAAAATATCTCATACCGGGGTTGATTGAACTACATACAGACAATTTAGAAAGATGTATGTCTCCTCGTCCAGGAATTCGCTGGCCTTTAGAAGCAGCAGCTATCTATCATGACCGGGACTTAGCCAGTGCAGGAGTAACCACAGTTTGTGATGCCATTGCCATTGGTGATGTTAATCCTAAATCACCGCGTTTAAAGAATTATGATCAGATGATCAATGTCCTTTGCCAAGGGAAAGCAGATAAGAGATTTTTAGTAGACCATTATATTCACTTACGCTGTGAATTAGCCTATCCAGAAGTTTATCAAATTACCGAGGAATATGTTCACAACTCCTTGCTGTTGATGATATCCCTTATGGATCATACACCGGGACAGCGACAGTTTATCAAACTAGAAAAATTCAAAGAATACTACATGGGTAAACATGGAGTAACAGCACAAGAAATGGAAGAGTTTATCACAACAAGACAAGAAAGACACAAGTTATATAGCAAGAAGAACCGTGATTTTCTAGTTGAGTTAGCCAGGGGAAGGAAAATTGCCCTAGCTAGTCATGACGATGCTACAGTAGAACATGTGCAAGAAGCGGTAGAAGATGGAGTAGTTTTAGCGGAGTTTCCTACTACTGTAGAAGCTGCAAGTAAAGCTCACAGTTTAGGATTAAAGGTTTTAATGGGTGCCCCTAACCTGGTTTTGGGTGGTTCTCATTCTGGAAATGTGTCGGCCATGGATTTGGTCTTATTAGACCTGGTGGATGTAATTTCTTCAGATTATGTACCTCAAAGTTTATTACAAGCCATGTTTATCATTGCCAAAAAGACTGGTAAACCACTATATCAGTCTATGGAACTATTTACCAGTAATCCTGCACAAGCAATTGATTTATTTCATGATCGAGGTAGTTTAGAAGTTGGCAAACGAGCTGATTTTATTACTGTTTGTGATGATGGCATTGTTCCACGATTAATATCAACTATTTGTGCAGGTTGTCGTATTAGTTAA
- a CDS encoding alpha-D-ribose 1-methylphosphonate 5-phosphate C-P-lyase PhnJ — protein sequence MSVSTKHPHFNSGFNFAYLDEQTKRSIRRALLKAVAIPGHQIPFSSREMPMSYGWGTGGIQVTAAIIGQNDVLKVIDQGADDTTNAVNIRRFFRKVCAVETTEETGRATLIQTRHRIPETPLREGQILVYQVPIPEPLRWLEPSTVESRKMHALQEYGPIYIKLYEDITRYGYIATGYDYPVIVEDRYLMSPSPIPRFDNPKMHLNPALQLFGAGREKRIYAVPPYSRVKSLDFEDYPFGVERWNHACELCGSTESFLDEVLVDDRGGRMWICSDTDYCQQQRRKK from the coding sequence ATGTCAGTATCAACTAAACACCCACATTTTAATTCAGGTTTTAACTTTGCCTACCTTGATGAACAAACTAAACGTTCCATTCGTCGGGCTCTGCTCAAAGCAGTAGCTATTCCAGGACATCAAATCCCTTTCTCTTCTAGAGAAATGCCTATGTCTTACGGATGGGGAACTGGGGGAATTCAAGTTACAGCGGCGATTATTGGTCAAAATGATGTTCTAAAGGTGATTGACCAGGGAGCAGATGACACCACTAATGCTGTAAATATTCGCCGCTTTTTCCGCAAGGTTTGTGCTGTGGAAACTACGGAGGAAACTGGACGAGCTACTTTAATTCAAACTCGTCATCGTATCCCGGAAACCCCCCTACGCGAAGGACAGATTCTGGTTTATCAAGTTCCTATTCCTGAACCTTTACGCTGGTTGGAACCTTCTACTGTGGAAAGTCGTAAGATGCACGCTTTGCAAGAGTATGGACCAATCTATATAAAGCTTTATGAGGATATTACTAGATATGGTTATATTGCTACTGGATATGATTATCCTGTAATCGTGGAAGACCGCTATCTAATGAGTCCTAGCCCCATACCACGCTTTGATAATCCTAAAATGCATCTTAATCCCGCACTTCAATTATTTGGAGCAGGTCGAGAGAAGCGCATTTATGCTGTGCCTCCTTACTCTAGGGTAAAAAGTCTTGATTTTGAGGATTACCCTTTCGGGGTGGAGCGTTGGAACCATGCTTGTGAGTTATGTGGTTCTACGGAAAGTTTTCTGGATGAGGTACTTGTTGATGATCGTGGAGGCAGAATGTGGATCTGTTCGGATACGGATTACTGTCAGCAGCAACGGAGGAAAAAATAA
- a CDS encoding energy-coupling factor ABC transporter ATP-binding protein, translating to MREYLLEFKEVYYSYMESQQLALNSLTLRIPSGKKCALIGQNGCGKTTLLLLANGLYKPNRGVVSWCGEPLTYNRNYLGRLRQKVGLVFQNPEQQLVAATVEEDISYGLCNLGLPVVEIQQRVEEVLIEFELTTLAQTPTHHLSLGQKKRVSIADVMVLRPELLLLDEPTAYLDIKQTRNLIAMLNKIHQHGTTLVMATHDLDLVYRWADWVFVMDRGKLMLEGSPHDVFGQRRLLEELELGLPLVCEMLFSNKSGSQETHNPLL from the coding sequence ATGCGGGAATATCTACTAGAGTTTAAGGAAGTATATTACAGTTATATGGAATCTCAACAATTGGCTTTAAATAGTCTAACATTGAGAATTCCATCAGGTAAGAAGTGTGCCTTAATTGGTCAGAATGGTTGTGGAAAAACAACACTCTTATTACTAGCTAATGGGTTATATAAACCCAATCGTGGGGTTGTCAGTTGGTGTGGTGAACCATTAACTTACAACCGAAATTATCTGGGTAGATTAAGACAGAAAGTTGGATTGGTTTTTCAAAATCCAGAACAACAACTAGTAGCTGCTACTGTTGAAGAAGATATATCTTATGGTTTATGTAATTTGGGTTTACCAGTGGTAGAAATTCAACAGCGGGTAGAGGAAGTATTGATAGAATTTGAGCTAACTACTTTGGCACAAACACCCACTCATCATCTGAGTTTAGGGCAAAAAAAGCGGGTTTCCATAGCAGATGTCATGGTACTAAGACCCGAATTATTATTGTTGGATGAACCTACCGCATATCTGGATATTAAACAGACTCGTAATTTGATAGCAATGCTGAATAAAATCCATCAACATGGAACTACATTAGTGATGGCAACTCATGATTTAGATTTAGTTTACAGGTGGGCGGATTGGGTTTTTGTGATGGATAGAGGAAAATTAATGCTGGAAGGAAGTCCTCATGATGTATTTGGTCAGCGGAGATTATTAGAAGAGTTGGAGTTGGGTTTGCCATTAGTATGTGAAATGTTATTTTCTAATAAATCAGGTTCTCAAGAAACACATAACCCCTTGTTGTAG
- a CDS encoding Uma2 family endonuclease, with product MATLLSESKSQTGLVISWEALPDDFQLEDEPVDNIGQPLLAGALCESLEISGFIQPQMLIAANFALCATLNAQFIAKAPDWLYIPSVKEILPGRKSYTPHLEGDIPALVMEFLSDKEGGEYSFKRTYPPGKWFFYEQILQVPIYIIFDPDGGLLEYYQLEDERYELKQPDENGRHWIKSMGLFLGTWQGTKEGRTGYWLRWWDKTGNLLPWALELIEQERQRAEQERQRAEQERQEKERLIAYLRSQGVDPNSLPNHAK from the coding sequence ATGGCAACCCTACTCAGTGAAAGTAAATCACAGACGGGACTGGTTATCTCATGGGAAGCGTTACCCGATGATTTTCAACTAGAGGATGAACCAGTGGACAATATAGGACAACCACTTTTAGCAGGTGCTTTATGTGAAAGTTTAGAAATCAGTGGTTTTATTCAACCACAGATGTTAATTGCTGCTAATTTTGCTTTATGTGCCACATTAAATGCTCAATTTATCGCTAAAGCACCAGATTGGCTATATATACCTTCAGTTAAAGAAATATTGCCAGGACGCAAAAGCTATACACCCCATTTAGAAGGGGATATACCGGCTTTGGTTATGGAATTTTTGTCAGATAAAGAAGGCGGAGAATACTCATTTAAACGTACCTATCCGCCAGGAAAATGGTTTTTTTATGAACAGATTTTGCAAGTTCCTATTTATATCATTTTTGATCCAGATGGAGGATTATTAGAATATTATCAACTGGAAGATGAACGTTATGAATTAAAGCAACCAGACGAAAATGGTCGTCATTGGATTAAGTCAATGGGACTATTTTTAGGAACTTGGCAAGGTACAAAAGAAGGACGTACTGGCTATTGGTTGCGATGGTGGGATAAAACAGGTAATTTGTTACCTTGGGCTTTAGAACTGATTGAACAGGAACGCCAACGAGCAGAGCAGGAACGCCAACGAGCAGAACAGGAACGTCAGGAAAAAGAAAGGTTAATAGCTTACTTGCGATCGCAAGGAGTTGACCCTAATAGTTTACCTAATCATGCCAAGTAA
- a CDS encoding energy-coupling factor ABC transporter permease codes for MSTAIAKKADKVWEVKIVRVKRGLFNPTLIAIISFCILVSVPKPAYAMHIMEGFLPVGWAVFWWVVALPFFILGLRSLTRTTQANPQLKLLLGLAGAFAFVLSALKIPSVTGSSSHPTGTGLGAVLFGPLTMSVLGSLVLLFQSLLLAHGGLTTLGANAFSMAIAGPFAAYWIYNLTIKISGKEKIAIFLSAAIADLLTYVITSIQLALAFPAPVGGFMASFIKFTGIFAITQVPLAISEGLLTLLVWNWLQSYNPQELELLQLIKGGNGNESVSEKVN; via the coding sequence TTGTCAACAGCAATTGCCAAAAAGGCGGACAAAGTTTGGGAGGTAAAGATTGTGAGAGTAAAACGGGGTTTATTCAATCCCACCCTAATAGCAATTATCAGTTTTTGTATATTAGTTAGTGTGCCAAAGCCCGCCTACGCCATGCACATTATGGAAGGTTTCCTACCAGTAGGGTGGGCAGTTTTTTGGTGGGTGGTAGCATTACCCTTTTTTATTCTTGGGTTACGCAGTCTAACTCGCACTACTCAGGCCAACCCCCAGCTGAAACTACTACTGGGTTTAGCTGGTGCTTTCGCTTTTGTGCTGTCAGCATTAAAAATCCCCTCAGTTACGGGTAGCTCCTCCCATCCTACTGGTACTGGATTGGGTGCAGTACTATTTGGTCCTTTAACAATGTCAGTCCTGGGTAGCTTGGTACTATTATTTCAATCCTTGCTGCTAGCACATGGTGGATTAACTACTTTGGGGGCCAATGCTTTTTCCATGGCCATAGCTGGACCTTTTGCTGCATATTGGATATACAATTTGACAATTAAAATTAGTGGTAAAGAGAAAATTGCCATCTTCTTGTCAGCTGCGATCGCAGATTTATTGACCTATGTAATTACCTCTATACAACTTGCGCTGGCTTTTCCCGCACCAGTTGGTGGCTTTATGGCCTCATTTATCAAGTTTACTGGAATTTTTGCCATTACTCAAGTTCCTTTAGCAATTAGCGAAGGATTGCTAACCCTACTAGTGTGGAATTGGCTACAATCTTATAATCCTCAAGAGTTGGAACTTTTACAATTAATCAAGGGAGGAAACGGTAATGAATCAGTCTCAGAAAAGGTTAATTAA
- a CDS encoding nucleotidyl transferase AbiEii/AbiGii toxin family protein, with the protein MLIKPQIQTPEKLPFLKKLSWQREDIKNLTPLEMLRIYERGWHYRGVLANLSHTEALFVEQLAQYYHSWLGAKMFEREFHQKILNVLQQLNTNFLLECGAYFGGGTLVSLNHGQYRLSKDIDFLCSTGAGYRLLRQKIAKNQYNALFKNQNNLNLPGEIKADQYGIRFAIIVDETLIKFEIIMEGHIELGEADYPSWSPVPCLNQIDSFAEKLLANSDRWNDSSVESRDLIDLAIQRLSFPIPQAAIEKAQSAYPVIEPLKKAILFFQNHPNYRDKCFTALGISEPSKIIDGIDLMAVDFNLKNTPRTFSESKED; encoded by the coding sequence ATGTTAATTAAACCCCAAATTCAAACTCCAGAAAAATTACCGTTTTTAAAAAAATTATCTTGGCAAAGAGAAGATATAAAAAATCTTACTCCTTTAGAAATGCTAAGAATATATGAGCGAGGGTGGCATTACCGGGGAGTTTTAGCAAACTTGAGCCATACAGAAGCCTTATTTGTGGAACAATTAGCTCAATATTATCATTCATGGTTAGGAGCGAAAATGTTTGAGAGGGAATTTCATCAAAAAATTTTAAATGTTCTTCAACAATTAAACACTAATTTTTTATTAGAGTGTGGTGCATATTTTGGCGGTGGAACTCTGGTTAGTTTAAATCATGGACAATATAGATTAAGCAAGGATATAGATTTTCTCTGTTCCACTGGTGCTGGCTACCGATTACTACGACAAAAAATAGCTAAAAATCAATATAATGCCCTTTTTAAAAATCAAAATAATCTCAACTTACCCGGGGAAATTAAAGCCGATCAGTATGGAATAAGATTTGCCATTATTGTTGATGAAACCCTGATTAAATTTGAAATAATTATGGAAGGACATATTGAACTAGGAGAAGCAGACTATCCTAGTTGGTCACCTGTACCATGCCTAAATCAAATTGACAGTTTTGCAGAAAAACTTTTGGCTAATTCTGACAGATGGAATGATTCTTCAGTAGAGTCGAGAGATTTAATTGATTTGGCTATTCAAAGGCTCAGTTTCCCTATTCCTCAAGCAGCTATTGAGAAGGCTCAATCAGCTTATCCTGTAATTGAACCTTTAAAAAAAGCGATACTCTTTTTCCAAAATCACCCCAATTATCGAGACAAATGTTTTACAGCTTTGGGAATTTCTGAACCCAGTAAAATTATTGATGGTATTGATTTAATGGCGGTTGATTTCAATTTAAAAAACACACCTAGAACGTTTAGCGAGTCTAAAGAAGACTAG
- the phnK gene encoding phosphonate C-P lyase system protein PhnK — protein sequence MQSIQPILQVDHLSKSFGVIPACDGVSFDLYPGQVLGIVGESGSGKSTLLRAIARYITVDEGSIIYKNRQERYLKIRELGEYERRWLMRTEWGFVQQNPRDGLRMQVSAGANIGERLLDIGMRNYGQIRQEAIRWLQEVEIDPDRLDDLPTTFSGGMQQRLQLARVLVTRPRLILMDEPTGGLDVSVQARLLDLLRSLVRNFNLSVILVTHDIGVVRLLAHRLLVMQQGKVVESGLTDQVLDDPQHPYTQLLVSAALTP from the coding sequence ATGCAATCCATACAACCTATATTACAGGTAGACCATCTTAGTAAATCCTTCGGGGTGATTCCTGCTTGTGATGGTGTTTCTTTTGATCTTTATCCGGGACAGGTTCTGGGCATTGTGGGAGAGTCGGGCTCTGGTAAATCTACTTTGCTCAGGGCGATCGCTCGTTATATTACGGTGGATGAGGGTAGTATAATTTATAAAAATCGTCAGGAGCGGTATTTAAAAATTCGGGAACTGGGGGAATATGAGCGCCGATGGTTAATGCGTACTGAGTGGGGTTTTGTTCAGCAAAATCCTAGGGATGGTTTGCGTATGCAGGTAAGTGCTGGAGCTAATATTGGTGAAAGACTGTTGGATATTGGCATGCGTAATTATGGTCAAATTCGTCAGGAAGCGATTCGCTGGTTACAAGAAGTGGAGATTGATCCAGATCGTTTGGATGATCTACCCACCACTTTTTCAGGTGGTATGCAGCAAAGATTACAATTGGCTAGGGTGTTAGTAACTAGACCACGGTTGATTCTTATGGATGAGCCAACTGGTGGACTGGATGTTTCGGTCCAAGCTCGATTGCTAGATCTGCTGCGATCGCTCGTTAGGAATTTTAATCTGAGTGTAATTTTAGTGACTCATGACATTGGGGTAGTCAGACTACTAGCTCATCGGTTGCTAGTAATGCAACAAGGAAAAGTAGTGGAGTCAGGATTAACAGATCAAGTGTTAGATGACCCTCAACATCCCTACACCCAACTATTAGTGAGTGCTGCTCTTACACCATGA
- the phnL gene encoding phosphonate C-P lyase system protein PhnL, protein MSIYTPSMNYRSPETILQVANLSKSFILHQQGGVSLPVIKGVSFQLNQGESLVLSGASGSGKSTLIRCIYGNYRPNNGEVWVKHEGSWIDLCQLAPHELLAVRQKTIGYVSQFLRVIPRVPAIEVAAELLLDLGEERRVALAKVKELFHRLHLPERLWQLSPTTFSGGEKQRVNIARALVVNFPILLLDEPTSALDTHNCQIVMELLEERKIKGCALIGIFHNMDQGQNLNTNTAKKLFDRELFVHE, encoded by the coding sequence ATGAGTATTTACACCCCATCAATGAATTATCGATCTCCGGAAACCATTTTACAAGTTGCCAATTTGAGCAAAAGCTTTATCCTTCACCAACAGGGAGGGGTTAGTTTACCAGTAATCAAGGGAGTTTCCTTTCAATTAAATCAGGGTGAATCCCTAGTCCTATCTGGTGCATCTGGTTCTGGTAAATCCACTTTAATCAGATGTATATATGGTAATTACAGACCTAACAATGGAGAGGTTTGGGTTAAACACGAAGGGAGTTGGATTGATCTATGTCAACTTGCTCCCCATGAACTTTTAGCAGTGAGGCAAAAAACCATTGGATATGTCAGTCAGTTTTTGCGGGTTATTCCCCGAGTCCCCGCCATAGAAGTAGCTGCGGAACTGTTATTAGATTTAGGGGAGGAACGAAGGGTAGCTTTAGCAAAGGTAAAAGAATTATTTCATCGTCTTCATTTACCTGAACGCTTATGGCAATTATCCCCCACCACATTTTCTGGAGGAGAAAAGCAGAGAGTAAATATAGCTAGAGCACTGGTAGTGAACTTTCCTATTTTGCTTTTAGATGAACCAACTTCAGCCTTAGATACTCACAATTGCCAAATAGTTATGGAACTGTTAGAAGAGCGCAAGATTAAAGGATGCGCCCTAATTGGCATTTTCCATAACATGGATCAAGGTCAAAACCTCAACACAAACACAGCCAAAAAACTTTTTGATAGGGAGTTATTTGTCCATGAATGA
- a CDS encoding energy-coupling factor ABC transporter substrate-binding protein → MNQSQKRLINWLLVVGVVILAVTPLMLIRDSEFGGADKQAEKLITEIQPKYKPWFKSLFEPPSGEIESLLFALQAALGAGVVGYAIGLYKGRSQPQKPEE, encoded by the coding sequence ATGAATCAGTCTCAGAAAAGGTTAATTAACTGGCTTTTGGTAGTAGGGGTAGTAATTTTAGCTGTGACACCATTAATGTTGATTCGTGATAGTGAATTTGGAGGGGCTGATAAGCAAGCAGAAAAGCTAATTACTGAAATACAACCCAAATATAAACCTTGGTTTAAATCATTGTTTGAACCCCCTAGTGGAGAAATAGAAAGTTTATTATTTGCTTTACAAGCAGCTTTGGGCGCTGGAGTAGTTGGTTATGCAATTGGGTTATATAAGGGACGTTCCCAACCGCAAAAACCCGAAGAATAA
- a CDS encoding ATP-binding protein, whose product MDITKSLYQACNPNKTLNSNNPEDKQRYIDFSPVRGLEIINELKRTITRLSPDSPTCQLFTGHIGVGKSTELMRLKSELETEFFHVVYFESSQSLDLGDVDVTDILLAIAKEVSHSLEVTQINVKSGFFQNLFKDVIEFLQTPLDIDFEAELSVGIAKITAKTKESPKLRDQLRQYLEPRTASILQSINRELLVPAQEELKKQGKSGLVVIIDNLDRIDNSPKANGQYQPEYLFVERGEQLKALSCHIVYTIPLVLIFSNALGRLINRFGVDPKVLPMISVKQRNGEYYSAAMTLLQQMIMVRAFPSVNWQQSPEKLALTTKIFDSPRTFDRLCQVSGGHLRSLLKLLFRCLQSQDVPISRLCLENTIKEQCNLLSLAITSDEWELLRKVWKTKTYRGEEQYNILLRSLFVFEYRDDQGSWFDINPILLESTEFPRDYDYKD is encoded by the coding sequence TTGGATATAACAAAATCACTTTACCAAGCTTGCAACCCCAATAAAACGCTAAATAGTAATAATCCTGAAGATAAACAACGGTATATTGACTTCTCTCCAGTTCGTGGACTGGAAATAATTAACGAACTAAAACGGACTATTACACGACTTTCCCCAGATTCACCAACCTGTCAACTGTTTACCGGACATATCGGGGTGGGTAAGTCTACTGAGTTAATGCGTCTAAAATCAGAACTGGAAACTGAATTTTTTCATGTAGTATATTTTGAATCTAGTCAGAGTTTGGATTTAGGAGATGTTGACGTTACTGACATTTTATTAGCAATAGCTAAAGAAGTAAGTCACAGTTTAGAAGTTACACAAATTAACGTCAAATCTGGATTTTTTCAGAATCTATTTAAGGATGTGATTGAGTTCTTACAAACACCCTTGGATATTGATTTTGAGGCGGAATTATCTGTTGGTATAGCGAAAATCACTGCTAAAACCAAGGAAAGTCCCAAACTACGTGATCAGCTCAGACAGTATTTAGAACCTCGCACCGCTAGTATTTTACAATCCATCAACAGAGAATTACTAGTCCCTGCTCAAGAGGAGTTAAAAAAGCAGGGTAAGTCAGGTTTAGTAGTAATTATTGATAATTTAGACAGGATAGATAATAGTCCTAAAGCTAATGGTCAATATCAACCAGAATATCTGTTTGTTGAAAGAGGTGAACAGTTAAAAGCTTTAAGCTGTCACATTGTGTACACTATTCCTTTAGTGCTGATATTTTCCAATGCTTTGGGTAGATTAATTAATCGCTTTGGAGTAGATCCTAAAGTGTTGCCAATGATATCTGTTAAACAAAGAAATGGTGAATACTACTCAGCAGCTATGACTCTTCTACAACAAATGATTATGGTCAGAGCTTTTCCCAGTGTGAATTGGCAACAAAGTCCAGAGAAATTGGCCTTGACCACTAAGATTTTTGATAGTCCTAGAACCTTTGATCGTCTTTGTCAGGTTAGTGGTGGTCACTTACGTAGTCTTTTGAAGTTGTTGTTTCGTTGTTTACAATCACAGGATGTACCAATTTCTCGTCTATGTTTAGAAAACACCATTAAAGAACAGTGTAATCTATTAAGTTTAGCTATTACATCTGATGAATGGGAACTATTGCGAAAAGTATGGAAAACAAAAACATACAGAGGGGAAGAACAGTATAATATTTTGCTGCGCAGTTTGTTTGTTTTTGAATATCGAGATGACCAAGGTTCTTGGTTTGATATCAATCCAATCTTATTAGAATCCACCGAATTTCCTAGGGATTATGATTATAAGGATTAG